The nucleotide window CAGTCAAAAAGTGCTCTTCTTCACCTCTCAATTTTGTTTCCATTTGGCGCCTCAAGCTTCATTTGCACAGGACATTCTCCTCCACTGCTCGCGCTATTACCCCTCTATATTGTCTAAAAGCGCCCGATGCCGCACGTCCTACCCTACGCTTGTAGCGGGGCGGGGCATGGGGGGTAGGTAGCGATGGGGTTGGAATCTCAGCAGACCAGACCAGTTTTGGCTTGCaaagtccagcagcagcaagtcCAGTCCGAGTCCAGCCCAGTAAGCAGACACAGTGAGAGACCAGTCAGTGCCCAGCACCGCGCCACGCAGCTTGTCTCAGCAGAGAGATGCGACCGCGCTCGAAGGGACTacgtcatggccgccgcgAAGGAGAATAGGAGAAACCCCGCCAAGACGATTTGTCTAttcgacaacgacaagacgGAAAAGATGAACAGACAAGATGGCTGGGGACGATGCTGCGGGATCGATACCCGATGGGCCTCAGTCGCTTGGATGGGGTGCACCACGGCCGTTACACAGGGAAGCCATTGGCCAGAGATGGGCATTTTTCTGGCTTGCAAAACATGGGCCAGGAGGACCAGGGCCGCTCGCACTCCCACCCAATTTACGGGTCACCCGCTGTCGCCGTTGCCAGCAACATCCACCACTGGCACCGCCGAGACTGCAGCTTCGCATTTGCTGGGCCCGCAATGCGCAGCACGTTGAAGTGCACATCATCGACATGCCTTGCGTTGCAATCCGCGTGTGTGACGATAGGGATGGATACCTCTgaggacaaggacggcgacgggaggggagggggtttgcTGAGAGGGGAACCCGATGAGGTGTGTGGTCTGGGTATGGTATATTTGGGCGCGCACGCCGACCGATGGATGCCACGAAGCGCCGATGCCCTGGATACTCACTACCCATGCTTGCTTGGACCGGGCTGGACTGGACCGAACGCGACTGAACCGGACTTGAATCTGCTCATTGCCATACCGTCTCAAAGGTGTTGACGATATGATTTTGACACCCCGAAATATTGGGGGTGCGTCTCGCAAGTTGCTGACGCGGAAGGGTGCTGTGCCCCAGCGCCCTCCTCTCACGCCTACCCTCTACCCTTCTCTCTGGGCGTTCAGTCAGTCAAGTGTCCCCGCTGACCTTGACCTGATCCTGGCCTGGCCCGGGGACTGGCTTCCAAGTGGCTCAGCCAGTCCTACCGAtacatgtgtgtgtgtttttcGTCGCCAGGCTACTTCTGATCTCCATTCCcgtccttgttcttgttctcctCGCATCACTggcccctctcctctcttaTTACCtgcttttttccctctctcggTTTACCTTACTACCGACGTTTACCTTATCCGGCCCAGGGCTCTCACTCTGGTCTACCTTTCACTTTACCTAACGCTGCccgcacgcacgcacacacgcacgcgCGCCCACCCACTACCCTACCATCTCTACCACCCTGTCTCTCTCAACCCCATCTATCGGCCTGCTGTTTACTGCCCTTTGCCTGGCTGAACCGTTCCCGCGCCTTACCTTACTTTCACCTCTCGCCTCgcctcacctcacctcacaACGACCTCGTtcctttttccccttcccttcctcccaGACCTTCCTCCCACCCCAGTCGGCCACGACTGgactcgccgccgtcactCTCAGTGTCACTCCCAGTGACGTTCCTATGTTGTGAGCGGCACCGGCTTCGCACTGGATTTTCGCCCATCATTTTTTTTTCGTTGTGCCATTTCCCTCTCTTCATTCAGCTTGTCTCTATCCCGCCATCGCTCGACCCTCCGCTTCTCTTTCCTACTTATTTTCTGGTATCAGACTGTTCGCGCTGGATGCGCAATGTTGCAAACATGAGCTTCCTCAAGACAAGGTTCCTGCTCTTTTCTCCTTGAGTTGTCGCATTCACGTTGCTCACCTGGCCGCGGCGAAATCTTCGCCCGGTTGACTTGCTGTTCTCCACCCCCGCCATTTCAATCACGCACTTGGCGTCGCTTTTTCCTCACTTTGCGCGCCCCGACATCCAACTCGACTCGCCTCCATACTCGGTCAAGCATGTGCTAAtactttcttcttttcccacAGAACCCACCAACTGTCTGCAGCCATGCAGAACTCGCCCACTTCGACATCCTCAGGCGAAGACCCCGCAGAGAACAcggccgacgaagaagactCCGAGGACTACTGCAAGGGCGGCTACCACCCCGTGCAGATTGGCGAAAAATTCAAGGACGGCAAATACACTGTCGTGCGCAAGCTTGGATGGGGCCACTTCTCTACCGTCTGGCTCTCCAGGGACAACAGTTCGGGCAAGCACGTTGCCTTAAAGGTCGTCCGCTCCGCTGCGCACTACACCGAGACCGCCATTGACGAGATCAAACTCCTCAACAAGATTGTCCAAGCCAAGCCTGACCACCCCGGACGCAAGCATGTCGTCAGCCTGCTTGACTCCTTCGAACACAAAGGCCCCAACGGCACCCACGTCTGCATGGTCTTCGAGGTCTTGGGCGAGAACTTACTGGGTCTGATTAAGAAATGGAACCATCGAGGCATCCCCATGCCCTTGGTCAAGCAAATCACTAAGCAGGTGCTGCTGGGCCTCGACTACCTTCACCGCGAATGCGGAATCATCCACACAGACTTGAAGCCCGAAAACGTCCTCATCGAGATTGGCGACGTTGAACAGATCGTCAAGAAGGTGGTCAAGAGCGATCCCGGCGACAAGGAAAACAACAGGAACGgtcggagaagaagacgcacCCTTATCACTGGCAGCCAGCCGTTGCCGTCCCCTCTAAATGCCAGCTTCAACCACAACAACCTCTTCCCAACGACCAACTCGAGCCTCAGCCAAGTGATGCACGAAGGTATGCGATTATTCCCCCCcacgccgcagccgccgccatcacaTGCGCTCCCGCGAATCGCGCCGCCCCAAGCATCCTGGTCGTGCCACCACTCAGCCCAACCCGCCTACGTCGTTTCAGGGCGTCTGAATATATGCTAACATCTTGTCTTCCCAGGAGGAAAATCATCCACCGATGCTTCCCCTAAGCGCGACGCAGACCAGAAGACGCGCGAGAAGACAGCGTGAGCATACTACCCCGCCGAACAAAATAAGTGGATGACTTGATGCCTGATACTAACTGCTCCTTGCGCAGCGATCTCCTTACGAAAGAAGTTTCGGGCATCTCCCTCGACAAGAGCAATTCGCCTTCCTCCGGAGAAAAGCGCAAGGCGGAGGATGCACATGTGTTTGATGTTATTAGCGTCAAGATTGCCGATTTGGGCAATGCCTGCTGGGTCAACCACCACTTTACCAATGATATCCAGACCCGGCAGTATCGCTCACCTGAGGTCATACTGGGTTCGAAATGGGGCGCGAGTACCGACGTGTGGAGTATGGCGGCAATGGTAAGGATGAACAGAGCAGCAACCACCGCCCCTGGTGCTTGCCATGCTAATGACGCCTCGCTAGGTGTTTGAACTGATCACGGGCGACTACCTCTTCGACCCACAATCCGGAACCAAGTAcggcaaggacgacgaccacaTCGCGCAGATCatcgagcttctcggcccCTTTCCCAAGTCGCTCTGCCTTTCGGGCAAATGGTCCCAGGAAATTTTCAACCGCAAAGGCGAGCTGCGTAACATTCACCGCCTGCGTCACTGGGCCCTGGCAGATGTCCTCCGCGAAAAGTATCacttcaaggaggaggaggcgaagCGCATCGCTGATTTCTTGACCCCCATGCTGGAACTTGTGCCCGAGAAGCGCGCCAATGCCGGAGGCATGGCGGGCCACTTGTGGCTCGACGACACACCCGGCATGAAGGGTGTTCGAATCAACGGGCTTGAAGTCGGTAGTCGGGGAGAAGGCATCGATGGCTGGGCAACAGAGGTGCGGAAACGGTAGGAAAAAAGTAATGAAGACCGCTTTCGATAATAGGGGGCCACCAAGATATCAACGTAATATTATATGAACGGTCGCCGGCCCCCtatccccttcccccccctccttggcCAACATGCCGCACCTCAGCATTGTACCTGATTTGGATTGAGTAGTTGCATGCACTGCACGCGCCCAAAGTGTTGCATGGAGTTTTGCTCTTTGTCAGTGCAACAGAGGACACTTAcattactattactactactacaacTACAACACCTACGACACCTACTACAACAATTACAACATCAAAACAACTACTACAAACAAGACAACCATCATTGAAAGTGCTACAAACGGAAATAGGGGGATGAGAACAACTAAGACGCAATTGATAGGCTCAGCTTCCTTGCTGCGTTTGAAGGAAGGGATAGACACGATATTGTGAGCAGAGGAAGGCAGGTAGGGCACATTTTGGGAAGAGTCTAGTATGGCTcagtttctttctttttttttcaaagtagaagaggaagaggaagcaaCGAAGGAGTTACCAGACCAAACCAAAGTGTCCCCTTGAAGGCTTCTTCCAGAAGCGCGCAAGGAGTGAAAGGTGGCTGTGGTGTAGGAGGTGAGCGAGAGTTTGGGTTGTTCCACAAAGGCATACAGTACGCTGTCGATGGCGAACTGTCAGCTGTTGATGGCAACTACACAGTCCCGTTGTCCTGCTCCCCTCGGCTGGATCTAGTCACGGAGAGCGGCCCCCTTTGGGGCGAGACCGCAAGGTGTCTTTGACTACCTAGGAGAGATGCGGGCGGTCCCTCTAACAGGAAGCTTCTTGGGATCGAGGCGAGACGGCCGCGAGCCGGCGACCGCACCAGAGTGCCAAGCCGATCTCGAAACCCATGCTCAATCGGCTCGAGAGAGCGTGTCCTGTTCGCTACCGGCCTGACCTATATACGCCAGTGCATTGTGGTGGCGGTACGTCGAGGTCGTTGGGCCACGGTACTGTTGATTAACACACCGGACGAGTCTCTCGTACACTTCACCTAAACCCCCTGATATGCCCACCTCCTGGACACGAGTTCAAGGAGAATGCCATTCTGATAGACTCACTACGCCGAATTTCGCATGAAAATGCAGCTGTCTTTCTCGACCCATCCATTGCATCCCTTTGCTATCTCTGTCTATCGTGACCCGGAACGCCTTCCTTTTGTGCTCGAAAAATACAAGTGTTGTGTTCAGCCCACCGACTGGAAAACTCATTTGAACCGTATGGGGAGAGGCTTAGCATCCCCACAGCCTGCCGGCGAGCAGAGCTCGCCATGGCAGGTTGCGACTGTCTCTTCCAttacaaaaaaaaaaggaagaaaaagaagaaacacCCTTCTCGCGGCTCGCTTACCGCTTCTTGCGGTTCTGTGTCATCTTGCGGAAAGCCTCCAGACCACCAGCGCCAATAGGACGGTGCTCAGGGGCCCGCGAGACGTCATACGTACTCTTGGGCGCAATCGTGTAGCTGTCAGGAAGGCCGCCAGGGCGAGCACGGTTCGAGGAAACGACGGGCGCCAGCATGGCCTCGCGCTCCAACTCTCTAGCAGACTGAGAGGGACGCTGGGTAAGGGTGAACTGGGAGCTTCCAGCTTGGCGTTGCGACATCTTGAGAGCTCTGCGGGGAACACAGGGTTAGCAATGGAGTGTAAAAGACCGCTAGCAAAATGGACCAAGTGAAGACGTACTCGTAGTCGAAATCGCGCGTCTCGACGTGCCGCTTTTTGTAGTCATCCGTCCGCTTGAGGATAGGTCGGCTCCAATCACCAAGGAGACGCTCGGCCATGCGCTTGATGCTCGGTTCCGGTCTCTTTGAGCGGGTGTAGAAGTAGACAACCTTTCCGATGCCGCTGCTAAGGagcgcctccttctcgatggGAAGTCGGATGAGCGCACTGAATATGTCGCGCTGAATGTTATATGCGGGCAGACTGCCATCATTCAGAGGTTCGAGAAAGAACTTGACGTGTTGCAGGAAGTTGGTATCGGGATCGAGAATGGCATGTTGAATGTTGTTTCTGTTCAACAAGCCGGTAACTGTAGGCAAGAGCTTCAGCTTGTGAACGGCTGGCTGCCCGGCCTCGCGTGCGCTGTTGTCGGCCTCGCAGGCCTTTTCCATTGCGACCTTCAGATCGGCGATCTGCTCATCAATCTCATCCTCCAGGTCCTGTGTTGTACACCGTCAGTATGCAGGCCATGAGCCCACGCATCGTAGAGCCAACCTACAatctcgtccttcttcttcttcctcttcacaGGACCCTTCATGGCAGCATCCAGCGCCCGGTCGATCGCGCGCCGTCTGCGCTCCTCCGGAGTAAGATGGGACTCGTCGTCAATCTCAGGCTCAGCAGCCTTGGGTCGGGGCTTCCTCTCGCCATCGGCCTGGCGCCTCGACTTTCGAGCAGGCCGTCCCGAGTCGCCTTCCAACTCGCCGGAAACCTCATCATCGCGTgatctcttcttctctcggCGTCCTTCTTTCGGTTTCTTCGCTTTCGCACCATCTGTCACCTTCCGCTTCGACGCCTTGAGAGTCTTTGCCACGTCTTCGTCAACCGCAACTGGGCGGTCCTCGATATTGGCTGTCTCTGGATCGTAGTCCTCGAACTGGTCCTCGTCCATTTCCGACagctggtcgtcgtcggaaAGTTCGGTGGCAGTCGCGCCACCGGCGCCCTCGCGAGGTTCTTCATTGTCGAGATGATCATCGCGATCAGGCAACGGCGATTCGGGGAGAGATTCGATATCCGACATCTTGGCAGAAGAGGCCGAGAAAACGCGTTGTTGTAGGATGCGAAGCTCAGCTTCTACTTGCGTTAATGGGGCGGAAAATGAAAAGGCTTTGATGGATGGCAGGTCGCCGTGTCTTGGTCGGTTGGTTGGCGTCGTTGCCCTTCGATTTTCAGATGGTCCAAGCTTAAGGCGAAGGGACTTGGAAGGAGCTACCAGCCTCACATACGTATGGGTCAACCTGTGGCTGGGGACTGGAAAACCTTATCTTATCCGTCAACTTGGTCTTCAAAGGTGGGATCAGTCATCCAGGTAGGCCACCCAATGAAAAGGTCAGTTGCCTCAGGCACGGTTTGTTTACTTCGCATTATGTGTATTATGTGAGTCGTCGTTCGTTTGTTCCTTGACAACAGCGCTTAGATTATTTCGACCCTtggccgccaccaccaccccggACCGATCACAACCCAGAATTGTTGTGCACCTCACCTTCAAATTCCATACGGTCTTTTCATATCAAAGGAGGGTCACAATGGAGCGCCGAACGTACGAAAGTCCCATGGAATGGGAGTATCAAGATCGAGGCCCTCTGGATGCCACTAGCCCATTTTCTCATGTTGCAAAGAGCAACACTCAGAACAGTGAGTTTGCAGTTCGGTTgcgacgacgcccttgtcCACATCTACCACTTAATATTTTGGGATGACTCTTTCCTAACCCTTAACTCTTTCCTGTAGGCTTCAGCTCGCCCAACAAATTTGCAAGTTCCAAGCCGAATCCCTTCTCCAGCCCTTCCAAACCGACCCTATTCGCGGGCA belongs to Colletotrichum higginsianum IMI 349063 chromosome 5, whole genome shotgun sequence and includes:
- a CDS encoding Serine protein kinase, whose translation is MRNVANMSFLKTRTHQLSAAMQNSPTSTSSGEDPAENTADEEDSEDYCKGGYHPVQIGEKFKDGKYTVVRKLGWGHFSTVWLSRDNSSGKHVALKVVRSAAHYTETAIDEIKLLNKIVQAKPDHPGRKHVVSLLDSFEHKGPNGTHVCMVFEVLGENLLGLIKKWNHRGIPMPLVKQITKQVLLGLDYLHRECGIIHTDLKPENVLIEIGDVEQIVKKVVKSDPGDKENNRNGRRRRRTLITGSQPLPSPLNASFNHNNLFPTTNSSLSQVMHEGGKSSTDASPKRDADQKTREKTADLLTKEVSGISLDKSNSPSSGEKRKAEDAHVFDVISVKIADLGNACWVNHHFTNDIQTRQYRSPEVILGSKWGASTDVWSMAAMVFELITGDYLFDPQSGTKYGKDDDHIAQIIELLGPFPKSLCLSGKWSQEIFNRKGELRNIHRLRHWALADVLREKYHFKEEEAKRIADFLTPMLELVPEKRANAGGMAGHLWLDDTPGMKGVRINGLEVGSRGEGIDGWATEVRKR
- a CDS encoding Transcription factor like protein — protein: MSDIESLPESPLPDRDDHLDNEEPREGAGGATATELSDDDQLSEMDEDQFEDYDPETANIEDRPVAVDEDVAKTLKASKRKVTDGAKAKKPKEGRREKKRSRDDEVSGELEGDSGRPARKSRRQADGERKPRPKAAEPEIDDESHLTPEERRRRAIDRALDAAMKGPVKRKKKKDEIDLEDEIDEQIADLKVAMEKACEADNSAREAGQPAVHKLKLLPTVTGLLNRNNIQHAILDPDTNFLQHVKFFLEPLNDGSLPAYNIQRDIFSALIRLPIEKEALLSSGIGKVVYFYTRSKRPEPSIKRMAERLLGDWSRPILKRTDDYKKRHVETRDFDYEALKMSQRQAGSSQFTLTQRPSQSARELEREAMLAPVVSSNRARPGGLPDSYTIAPKSTYDVSRAPEHRPIGAGGLEAFRKMTQNRKKR